One window of the Natrinema sp. CBA1119 genome contains the following:
- a CDS encoding universal stress protein — MYDRILLPTDAAEGTELATEHAIAVAERTGAELHLLYVVDSDVYDSYSGDEYVHEFEGLEAALEHVGEDALESAAEAARNAGLKPTTVVRHGSPHEQILAYADEADVDLLVMGSKERPGDYRQLLGSVTDRVARLASRPVTIVKTPVEDEM; from the coding sequence ATGTACGACCGAATCCTATTACCGACGGACGCGGCGGAGGGGACGGAACTTGCCACCGAACACGCCATCGCCGTCGCCGAACGGACCGGTGCGGAGCTCCACCTGTTGTACGTCGTCGACAGCGACGTGTACGACTCCTACAGCGGCGACGAGTACGTCCACGAGTTCGAGGGTCTCGAGGCAGCGCTCGAACACGTCGGCGAGGACGCCCTCGAGTCGGCGGCCGAGGCGGCCCGGAACGCGGGGCTGAAGCCGACGACGGTCGTCAGGCACGGCTCTCCTCACGAGCAAATTCTCGCGTACGCGGACGAAGCCGACGTCGACCTGCTCGTCATGGGATCGAAGGAACGGCCCGGTGACTACCGCCAGCTGCTGGGGAGCGTCACCGACCGAGTCGCACGATTGGCCTCGCGACCGGTGACGATCGTCAAGACGCCGGTCGAGGACGAGATGTAA